The genomic window GACGCCGTACATGGCTTGATAGGCTTTAGGGGCGAGGCTGGCATACTCAATACGTTGTGCTGACATAGAAGTTTCCTTAAATGGATAATCGGAGCTACCTAGCCAAGACGTTATAGCCTGAGTGTTTGTGACCGACACCCAACAAATAGCCTCGGAAATTAAGATGTTTGCAATTTATCCGGATTACGTACGGTATACAAATGCAGAATTTTCTCGCCATCCGTCGCGATACAGATCACAGCATCGAGCTGACCGTCTAGATAGCGCAATAAGCCAACTTCACCGTTAATCCTGGCCATCTCAAAATGCATGCGCGCGCCGAAGCGTCGCGCCACCACGTGGTACAGCCTGGCGATTCTAGCCGCGCCATGCAAGACGCGATTGACAGAAACCACCTTGCCACCGCTATCTCCAGTCAAACTCGCTTGTTCGTTAAATAACGCCTTTAAAGCCAGATAATTACCGCTGCTGGCAGCCTCGCTAAATTCCTGCAACAGGCGAGTGTGTTGCTCCCGGCTGACAGAAAAACGGGTTTGTGCTTGCGCCAGTCTTTGCTTGGCGCGATGCAGTAATTGTCGACAGCTCGCTTGGGTTTTTCCCAATAAATTGGCCAGTTCAACATATTCCACCTCGAAAATCTGATGCAATAAATAAGCAGCGCGCTCTTCGACTGACAATCTTTCGAGTAAATGCATAAAGGCCAATGAGACCTCATCACTGAATTCTGCCAATAATTCGGGTGTGCGCAACTCTAGCTCGATCAACGGCTCTGCCAGCCAGGGCCCTATATACGCTTCCCGCTCCACTTTGAGCGAGCGCAAGCGATCTATGCAGAGTCGGCTCACCACAGTGACCAGCCATGCCTGTGGACTTTGCAACTGATCGATTTGCTCGATGCTTAGGGCGTGCCAGCGCAAATAGGCTATTTGCAATATGTCGTCAGCTTCTGCGCGCGAACCCAGCATACGATAGGCGATACCATACAGACGGGCGGTATTACCGGTGAAGACGGCGAGACGAGTAGTCACAAATTATTCCTAAGTTGAAGCTGATCTGATGAGACGTAGCAGCTTGCCGATTTGTGACAGAAAAAAGGAAATATTATTTGAGCGCCAAGGCACCTTAAACTGTAGGCAAAAAAATGCCCGCGAACCAGAGGCTGCGGGCTAAATCCAAACCTTAGGAGGTTTTGGAGGAGACAGGTAGAACTTTATAGTAGGCGTAGTTATTTGTCTGCTTTATTGTTTGAATACCGGACATGTGAAATGTGAATATCAAATTCGCGCAAGCACAGCGAATTGTTGCCCGCCACCATAGTGCAATCTGGCCAGAACCAATTGCGAGGAAATTTTTAGGCAAAAAAAAGCCCGCATAGTTTGCGGGCTGAAATCCAAACCTTAGCGGTGTTGGAGGAGACAGGAGAACTATACTGCACTGCGTCAAATTCGCAAATAGTTATTTCTATATATCAATCATGCGATTTATGAATAGCGCTTTCTCAAATGCAGCGGGTTTTTCGTCTAATCCAGAGTGCAGCTTTTTTACATAGAAAAAATGGGCAAAAAAAAGCCCGCATAATGTGCGGGCTGAAATCCAAACCTTAGGAGGTGTTGGAGGAGACAGGAGAACTATATCGCAGTGCAGCAAATAAATCTTCTTCATTTTTTGTATACCAGTCATCATACATATTAATATCTCTATGTTGCCGGGCATAAGCGCAATACCTTGCTCTGCTGTTAATCTTGCAAAAATACAGTAAACTTCCTCCACGCAGCTAAAAACTCCAAAAAAGCCACCGAGAGAGACATGCAATTAATCGATCCCATACTGGCATTTCATGCCGAGTTACAGCAAATCCGACGCGATATTCACGCCCATCCTGAACTCTGCTTTGAAGAGCATCGCACTTCCGGCGTGGTGGCGGCCAAATTGCAAGAATGGGGCATTCCTATTGTGCGTGGCCTGGCCGGCACTGGCATTGTGGGAGTGATCAAACACGGCACGAGTAGCAAGGCGATCGGTTTGCGCGCCGACATGGATGCCCTGCCTATGCAAGAGATCAATAGCTTTGCGCATACCTCGCGCCACGATGGCAAGATGCACGCCTGCGGCCATGATGGGCATACCGCGATGTTGCTGGGAGCGGCACATTATCTATCCCAGCATAAAAATTTCGACGGTACCGTGTATCTGATTTTTCAGCCGGCCGAAGAAGGCGGCGGCGGTGCCAAACGCATGATAGACGAGGGCTTGTTTGATCTCTGTCCTATGGACGCAGTGTATGGCATGCACAATTGGCCAGGGGCGGCGGTCGGTAGTTTTGGCGTCAGAGTCGGGCCTATGATGGCCTCTTCGAATGAGTTTGAGGTGGTGGTGAGTGGTAAGGGCTCGCACGCCGCGCAACCGCATAAGAGCGTTGACCCTATCATGGTGGCGGTGCAAATTGCGCAAAGCTGGCAAACCATTATCAGTCGCAATACCAGCCCGCTAGAATCCGCCGTGCTCTCAATTACCCAAATACACTCGGGCAGCGCCACCAATGTGATCCCTGATCAGGCCACGCTGATCGGTACCGTGCGCGGCTTTACCAGCGAAATCATCGATTTACTAGAGCAGCGCATGCAAGCGGTGGCAGTACACACAGCGGCCGCCTTCGATGCCAAGGTAGAGTTTAATTTCAAACG from Undibacterium parvum includes these protein-coding regions:
- the sigJ gene encoding RNA polymerase sigma factor SigJ; translated protein: MTTRLAVFTGNTARLYGIAYRMLGSRAEADDILQIAYLRWHALSIEQIDQLQSPQAWLVTVVSRLCIDRLRSLKVEREAYIGPWLAEPLIELELRTPELLAEFSDEVSLAFMHLLERLSVEERAAYLLHQIFEVEYVELANLLGKTQASCRQLLHRAKQRLAQAQTRFSVSREQHTRLLQEFSEAASSGNYLALKALFNEQASLTGDSGGKVVSVNRVLHGAARIARLYHVVARRFGARMHFEMARINGEVGLLRYLDGQLDAVICIATDGEKILHLYTVRNPDKLQTS
- a CDS encoding M20 aminoacylase family protein, which gives rise to MQLIDPILAFHAELQQIRRDIHAHPELCFEEHRTSGVVAAKLQEWGIPIVRGLAGTGIVGVIKHGTSSKAIGLRADMDALPMQEINSFAHTSRHDGKMHACGHDGHTAMLLGAAHYLSQHKNFDGTVYLIFQPAEEGGGGAKRMIDEGLFDLCPMDAVYGMHNWPGAAVGSFGVRVGPMMASSNEFEVVVSGKGSHAAQPHKSVDPIMVAVQIAQSWQTIISRNTSPLESAVLSITQIHSGSATNVIPDQATLIGTVRGFTSEIIDLLEQRMQAVAVHTAAAFDAKVEFNFKRNYPPLLNHADQTAFAAQVMQSIVGINHVDVQVEPTMGAEDFAFMLQAKPGCYVFIGNGEGEHRDFGHGLGPCNLHNPSYDFNDDLLPIGATYWVRLAEAYLTP